The following coding sequences are from one Virgibacillus necropolis window:
- a CDS encoding NCS1 family transporter, which yields MSTKSEEHVTEEAQIDHITGVDESLKPKTDKDRTVSSVTYMFMWLGDGVNLGNMTLGASIVVAGIATLNMVQTFAAALLAILIITTIFTLNDRLGYKSGIPYVVQLRMSFGEKGSIISSLMRGIPAIVWYGFQSWIGGTALNEIMKIVTDGAFNNIFICFLILQAVQIVLSLYGFHAVKWVETLVSVVIMLALIYVFVVLLTSHRDVITENWVQAEGSWGLPFFGFVMVFMGNYAAIFLSAADYSRELKTGMSDKKRGLLYFFSILVAYGSVISIGVMLASATGITNPAKAIPVVIDSPAISIFISAFIVVGAVAVNMVANIIPPTYVITSLTKLKYKPAVTLTGILAIGSFPWLLVQESNAEGLGLFILVYSAFLGPIVSILLVEYYILRKQKVNIAAMYKKDGPFAGYNPSAILALLIGAGAAFIEVDLAWIVGFVVGGIAYFLLMKFAFKDSKFKKGTIFEK from the coding sequence ATGTCTACAAAATCAGAAGAACATGTTACAGAAGAGGCGCAGATAGACCATATCACAGGTGTGGATGAGTCACTAAAGCCGAAGACCGATAAAGATAGAACTGTAAGCTCGGTAACCTATATGTTTATGTGGCTTGGAGATGGCGTTAATTTAGGAAATATGACGCTTGGAGCTAGTATAGTGGTAGCTGGAATTGCAACACTAAATATGGTTCAGACATTTGCTGCAGCTCTCTTAGCTATATTGATTATTACAACAATTTTCACTTTAAATGATAGGCTAGGATACAAATCAGGTATACCATACGTTGTACAGCTTAGAATGTCTTTTGGAGAGAAAGGATCGATAATATCATCACTAATGCGTGGTATACCCGCTATCGTTTGGTATGGTTTCCAAAGCTGGATAGGTGGTACGGCCCTGAATGAAATTATGAAGATTGTAACAGATGGTGCCTTTAATAATATCTTTATTTGTTTTCTAATACTTCAGGCAGTACAAATAGTACTTTCGCTGTATGGCTTCCATGCGGTTAAGTGGGTGGAAACGCTTGTGTCTGTAGTTATTATGCTAGCACTTATCTACGTCTTTGTTGTACTTCTAACATCTCATAGGGATGTTATTACAGAAAATTGGGTACAAGCAGAAGGTTCATGGGGCTTGCCATTCTTTGGATTCGTCATGGTGTTTATGGGGAATTATGCGGCTATCTTCCTAAGTGCAGCCGACTATTCAAGAGAACTCAAAACTGGAATGAGCGACAAAAAGCGCGGGTTATTGTACTTTTTTTCCATTCTTGTCGCATACGGTTCCGTAATTTCAATTGGTGTAATGCTTGCTTCTGCAACAGGAATAACTAACCCTGCAAAAGCAATCCCAGTAGTAATAGATAGTCCTGCCATTTCAATATTTATATCAGCATTTATTGTAGTAGGGGCAGTTGCAGTAAACATGGTTGCCAACATAATTCCACCGACTTATGTTATTACATCACTAACAAAATTGAAATATAAACCAGCCGTTACGTTAACTGGAATTCTTGCAATAGGTTCATTCCCTTGGTTGCTTGTACAGGAATCTAACGCAGAGGGTCTTGGCTTATTCATTCTTGTATATTCCGCATTCTTAGGCCCGATTGTTTCTATTTTATTAGTTGAATATTATATATTAAGGAAACAAAAAGTAAATATTGCAGCTATGTATAAAAAGGACGGTCCATTTGCTGGATATAATCCAAGCGCGATACTTGCATTACTTATTGGTGCTGGTGCGGCCTTTATAGAAGTGGACTTAGCATGGATTGTAGGTTTTGTTGTAGGAGGTATTGCATATTTCCTTCTGATGAAGTTTGCGTTTAAAGATTCAAAGTTCAAAAAGGGTACGATATTTGAGAAATAA
- the allD gene encoding ureidoglycolate dehydrogenase codes for MRISKEELKTLMKNKIQKAGLTEEHANGVADVLVHADARGVHSHGAMRVEYYAERIANGGINAHPNFQFDKTGPSSAVFDGDNGAGHVAAKLAMDEAIKMAKENGVAVVGVKRISHSGSLSYFVQQAAKENLIGLSVCQSDPMVVPFGGAESYYGTNPIAFSAPGENNEFITFDMATTVQAWGKILHARSKEEEIPDDWAVDENGEPTTNPFDVKSLTPIAGPKGYGLMMMVDVLSGILLGLPFGNKVSSMYHDLSEGRNLGQLHIVINPEYFTNLNEFKKNIAKTMADLNNIKPASGFDHVSYPGQRSAEREKKYSEQGIEIVDDVYNYLISDKVHNNAYNNKDPFAK; via the coding sequence ATGAGAATATCTAAAGAAGAATTGAAAACATTGATGAAAAACAAAATTCAAAAAGCGGGTTTGACGGAAGAGCACGCTAATGGCGTAGCAGATGTGTTGGTTCATGCAGATGCACGAGGCGTTCATTCACATGGTGCAATGCGTGTCGAGTACTATGCGGAAAGAATTGCAAATGGAGGAATAAATGCCCACCCGAATTTTCAATTTGATAAAACAGGACCGAGTTCCGCTGTATTTGACGGTGATAATGGCGCTGGACACGTGGCAGCTAAACTTGCAATGGATGAGGCTATTAAAATGGCCAAGGAAAATGGAGTGGCCGTTGTAGGAGTGAAAAGAATCAGTCATAGTGGTTCTCTATCATACTTCGTACAACAGGCAGCTAAAGAAAATCTTATCGGCCTTTCCGTTTGCCAGTCAGACCCAATGGTAGTCCCTTTTGGTGGAGCCGAATCCTATTATGGAACAAATCCAATCGCTTTTTCTGCACCAGGGGAAAATAATGAATTTATTACTTTTGATATGGCTACAACGGTCCAAGCCTGGGGAAAGATACTCCATGCACGTTCTAAAGAGGAAGAAATTCCAGATGATTGGGCAGTAGACGAAAACGGGGAACCAACAACAAATCCATTTGACGTTAAGTCATTAACACCAATAGCAGGTCCAAAGGGATATGGATTAATGATGATGGTTGATGTTTTATCAGGCATTTTGTTAGGCCTTCCATTTGGGAATAAAGTGTCTTCCATGTATCATGATTTAAGTGAAGGTAGGAATCTTGGGCAACTTCATATTGTTATCAACCCAGAATACTTTACGAACCTGAACGAATTCAAAAAAAATATTGCGAAAACAATGGCTGATTTAAATAACATTAAACCAGCATCCGGATTTGATCATGTTTCCTACCCTGGTCAACGAAGTGCTGAAAGAGAGAAGAAATACAGTGAACAAGGGATCGAAATTGTTGATGATGTTTACAACTATCTAATTTCGGATAAAGTTCATAATAATGCCTATAACAATAAAGATCCTTTTGCAAAATAA
- the allD gene encoding ureidoglycolate dehydrogenase, which produces MRVSNQDLKGLIKNKLNKAGLTEEHAEIVSEVLVFADAKGIHSHGAMRVEYYAERIAKGGINADPNFNLEKTGPSSAIFHADNGAGHVAAKFAMDEAIKMAKENGVAIIGVKKMSHSGALSYFTEHAAKQDLIGFSVCQSDPMVVPFGGAESYYGTNPLAFAAPGNDGKLISFDMATTVQAWGKILHARSKNQPIPDTWAVDVNGEPTTDPLKVHALLPIAGPKGYGLGMMVDVLSGILLGLPFGNKVSSMYHDLSEGRNLGQLHLVINPEKFSSINSFKQNISNTMSDLNAIKPASGFDQVFYPGQNLEKIEKEYEENGIEIVDDIYQYLVSDVIHNNSYDHNDPFDE; this is translated from the coding sequence GTGAGAGTATCTAATCAAGACTTGAAAGGTCTAATTAAAAATAAATTAAACAAGGCTGGTTTGACTGAAGAACATGCGGAGATTGTTTCTGAAGTCCTTGTTTTTGCAGATGCAAAAGGAATCCATTCCCATGGAGCAATGCGGGTGGAATACTATGCAGAAAGGATAGCTAAGGGAGGAATCAACGCTGATCCTAACTTTAACCTTGAAAAAACGGGCCCTAGTTCTGCTATTTTTCATGCCGACAATGGGGCCGGACATGTTGCAGCAAAATTCGCAATGGACGAAGCGATTAAGATGGCCAAGGAAAATGGTGTAGCGATTATAGGTGTGAAGAAGATGAGTCATAGTGGCGCACTTTCTTACTTTACGGAGCATGCTGCAAAACAAGATCTTATCGGTTTTTCCGTTTGTCAATCCGACCCTATGGTTGTTCCGTTTGGTGGGGCTGAGTCTTATTATGGAACAAACCCACTTGCATTCGCAGCACCTGGCAACGACGGTAAATTAATCAGCTTTGATATGGCGACAACTGTCCAGGCATGGGGTAAAATCCTTCATGCACGATCTAAAAATCAGCCCATTCCAGACACATGGGCAGTAGATGTGAATGGTGAGCCAACAACAGATCCATTAAAAGTACATGCGCTTTTACCTATTGCCGGACCAAAAGGATATGGACTCGGTATGATGGTAGATGTTTTGTCAGGAATCCTACTCGGCCTACCCTTTGGAAACAAAGTATCTTCTATGTATCATGATTTAAGTGAAGGACGGAATTTAGGGCAGTTACATCTTGTCATTAATCCGGAAAAGTTTTCAAGCATAAACAGTTTTAAACAAAATATTTCAAACACAATGAGCGATTTAAATGCAATTAAGCCTGCCTCAGGATTTGATCAAGTTTTCTATCCAGGACAAAATTTGGAGAAAATAGAAAAGGAATATGAGGAAAATGGTATCGAAATTGTTGATGACATTTATCAATACCTAGTTTCAGATGTTATCCACAACAATTCCTATGATCACAACGATCCATTTGATGAATAA
- the allE gene encoding (S)-ureidoglycine aminohydrolase codes for MGYPNDILTSRAVIKPGKYAILPPEGLVNNIVPGFENASMSILSSPKTGASFVDYVVTFHKDGKNEKGFGGQEDVETFVYVLEGKVKAKADDEEFVLEQGGYLYCPPSVTMYLENQLDTDSKLFLYKQKHIPLEGHTPWVHAGNSNDNEDVIYDDMENVHIQDLLPTDIAFDMNFHILTFDPAASHPFVETHYQQHGAYLLSGEGMYNLDNEWIPVKKDDYIFMGTYCLQAAYAVGREKLSYVYSKDCNRDASL; via the coding sequence ATGGGTTATCCAAATGATATTTTAACAAGTAGAGCGGTAATTAAGCCTGGTAAATATGCTATTTTACCACCAGAAGGTTTAGTAAATAATATTGTGCCAGGATTTGAAAACGCGTCAATGAGCATATTATCATCACCTAAAACAGGTGCAAGCTTTGTTGATTACGTCGTAACCTTTCATAAAGATGGTAAAAACGAAAAAGGTTTTGGTGGTCAAGAAGACGTTGAAACATTTGTGTATGTTTTAGAAGGAAAGGTAAAAGCTAAAGCTGACGATGAAGAATTTGTTCTTGAACAAGGCGGCTATTTATACTGTCCTCCATCCGTAACCATGTATTTGGAAAATCAGCTTGATACGGATTCCAAACTGTTCCTTTATAAACAGAAGCATATTCCTTTGGAAGGTCACACTCCATGGGTTCATGCTGGAAACTCAAACGACAATGAGGACGTTATTTATGACGATATGGAAAATGTTCATATTCAAGATCTACTTCCAACCGATATTGCGTTTGATATGAATTTCCATATACTTACTTTTGATCCAGCAGCAAGCCATCCATTTGTAGAAACACATTATCAACAACATGGTGCTTATTTATTGTCTGGAGAAGGAATGTATAACTTAGATAACGAATGGATTCCAGTGAAAAAAGACGATTATATTTTCATGGGCACGTATTGCTTGCAAGCTGCGTATGCGGTAGGCAGAGAAAAATTGTCTTACGTTTATTCAAAGGATTGCAACCGAGACGCGTCTCTATAA
- the arcC gene encoding carbamate kinase produces MSKTIVVALGGNAILQPNQEGTYENQLNNVRTSSKFLAKLVKEGYKVVVTHGNGPQVGNILRQNEEAKDVVPAMPLDVLNGESQGFIGYMMVQCLESELKALGMDVPVANLLTRVEVSKDDPDFNDPSKPIGTFYSEEEAKALMSEKKWDMKEDSNRGWRRVVPSPQPINILEAKTVRTLADAGNVVVASGGGGIPVIKGENGTYEGIEAVIDKDRSGYKLAEDVDADVFMILTDVDHVFVNFGKPNQKALEKISVEELENYVEEGQFSKGSMGPKVESALKFARKTGTSIICSLEKVDDSIRGESGTIISK; encoded by the coding sequence ATGAGTAAAACAATTGTTGTTGCACTAGGCGGAAACGCTATTTTGCAGCCGAACCAAGAAGGTACGTATGAAAATCAATTAAATAATGTTAGAACAAGTAGTAAGTTCTTAGCTAAATTAGTCAAAGAAGGCTACAAAGTTGTTGTTACACATGGTAATGGACCACAAGTTGGAAATATTCTTCGTCAAAACGAAGAAGCCAAAGATGTTGTTCCTGCCATGCCTTTAGATGTATTAAATGGTGAATCACAAGGTTTCATCGGGTATATGATGGTCCAGTGTTTGGAAAGTGAATTAAAGGCACTTGGTATGGATGTTCCTGTTGCAAACCTTTTAACACGTGTTGAAGTTTCTAAAGATGATCCGGATTTTAATGATCCATCAAAACCAATCGGTACATTTTATTCAGAAGAAGAGGCGAAAGCACTTATGTCTGAAAAGAAATGGGATATGAAAGAAGATTCAAATCGTGGCTGGCGTCGTGTTGTACCATCACCACAACCAATTAATATCTTGGAAGCCAAAACAGTTCGAACACTTGCTGATGCAGGAAATGTAGTTGTTGCTAGCGGCGGTGGCGGTATCCCAGTAATTAAGGGTGAAAATGGTACCTACGAGGGTATTGAAGCGGTTATTGATAAAGACCGCAGTGGCTATAAACTGGCTGAAGACGTAGATGCAGACGTATTCATGATTTTAACAGATGTTGATCATGTATTTGTAAACTTTGGTAAACCGAACCAAAAGGCACTAGAGAAGATTTCTGTTGAAGAACTTGAGAATTATGTAGAAGAAGGTCAATTTAGTAAAGGCAGCATGGGTCCAAAAGTAGAATCTGCACTTAAATTTGCTAGAAAAACAGGTACGTCAATTATCTGTTCATTGGAAAAAGTAGATGATTCTATTCGTGGCGAAAGTGGAACAATAATCTCTAAGTAG
- a CDS encoding YlbE family protein, with translation MNYQSIDEANQGVIQHVLESQPFLLDVVPAKSVISELNGKVLLHSGPPMKWENMTDPMQGSCIGASLFEGWADNEDDAKKMLEAGEVKFIPCHSVDAVGPMGGITSANMPVVVVENKVNDKRAYCNLNEGIGAVLRFGAYSDEVVNRLKWIKDVLGPALSKALKQIDGGMNVNVTVAKAITMGDEFHQRNIAASALFLKDIVPYLLTAGLPEKELQEVVKFLADTDQFFLNIMMATSKVVMDSAAVVEEGSIVTALSRNGYEFGIKVSGLGDRWFTAPVNTPDGLYFSGYSADDANPDMGDSAITETYGVGGMAMIAAPGVTRFVGTGGFGDAVQTSDEMREICIANNPNLAIPTWDFQGACLGIDIRKVVETGITPVINTGIAHKTAGVGQIGAGTVRVPLGCFEQALEALAEKYGVTAE, from the coding sequence ATGAATTATCAATCAATCGATGAAGCAAACCAAGGAGTTATTCAACACGTACTAGAATCACAACCGTTTTTATTAGATGTAGTTCCAGCGAAAAGTGTTATTTCGGAGTTGAACGGGAAGGTCTTGCTACATTCTGGCCCGCCAATGAAGTGGGAGAATATGACAGACCCAATGCAAGGTTCATGTATTGGTGCAAGTTTGTTTGAAGGCTGGGCTGATAACGAGGACGACGCGAAGAAAATGCTTGAAGCAGGAGAAGTTAAATTTATTCCATGTCATTCCGTTGATGCTGTTGGGCCAATGGGCGGTATTACATCTGCTAATATGCCAGTCGTAGTAGTTGAAAATAAAGTAAATGATAAACGCGCTTATTGTAACTTAAACGAAGGTATCGGTGCGGTACTACGTTTTGGAGCATATAGTGATGAAGTTGTGAATCGCTTAAAATGGATTAAAGATGTTTTAGGGCCTGCATTATCAAAGGCACTTAAACAAATTGATGGTGGCATGAATGTTAACGTTACTGTTGCAAAAGCAATTACAATGGGTGACGAATTTCACCAACGTAATATCGCGGCATCTGCTTTATTCTTGAAAGACATTGTACCGTATCTCTTAACTGCTGGTTTACCAGAAAAAGAATTGCAAGAAGTTGTCAAATTCTTAGCGGATACAGATCAATTCTTCTTGAACATTATGATGGCAACATCTAAAGTCGTGATGGATTCTGCTGCAGTTGTAGAAGAAGGCAGTATCGTTACAGCTCTATCACGTAATGGCTATGAATTTGGCATTAAAGTGAGTGGTTTAGGCGACAGGTGGTTTACGGCCCCAGTTAATACGCCTGATGGCTTGTACTTTAGTGGTTACAGTGCTGATGACGCTAACCCTGATATGGGAGACAGCGCAATTACAGAAACATACGGTGTCGGTGGAATGGCTATGATTGCAGCACCTGGTGTTACTCGCTTCGTTGGTACAGGTGGTTTCGGTGATGCGGTTCAAACAAGTGATGAGATGCGTGAAATCTGTATTGCCAACAACCCGAACCTTGCTATTCCAACATGGGATTTCCAAGGTGCTTGCCTAGGCATTGATATCCGTAAAGTTGTTGAAACAGGTATCACTCCAGTTATTAACACTGGTATCGCTCATAAAACAGCTGGAGTTGGCCAAATCGGTGCTGGAACTGTTCGTGTACCATTAGGATGTTTCGAACAAGCATTAGAAGCTCTTGCTGAAAAGTATGGCGTAACAGCTGAATAA